In a single window of the Drosophila miranda strain MSH22 chromosome XL, D.miranda_PacBio2.1, whole genome shotgun sequence genome:
- the LOC108161123 gene encoding ribosome biogenesis protein NOP53, giving the protein MTAVEPGTKKKRISKKNKSAWRKTDIQDVEQFLEDQRQEERIGTFTEKQDEDLFVLDSTPLKAKPTVLSIKQKRKLNAKKPMRTFQPMENTSKVQDPIVKRNHVKQKKNGRNIEMEVCNPTKPRHRQANSDRGQYYVKMEQRLADKKSKKTNFDNDIWQDVDFRDKIPGLKDEKGWISRDLALHIAGNVGKKLVKTHASMHHKTIKGKKFVPPHPGMSYNPALEAHKQLLSEVVEREEGIIKKEQHLKRVTTSMFSKVTPEQRDELRLIEMSEGMDEDADEKEEESEQEEDDTNDSSDKAYRTINAAVERDSKKSKQARRKELKQKELQRKTELKKKLKQQTADLIRIKSIRHELDDEAEDLNDLKKRRKQRAEKKKFEPKRLGRHKFEEPDVDVNMPEDLAGNLRNVKPESNLLKDRFHLLQKNNMLPTTVAVTRKKAKVKRFERNSHKDPGTSYQDLADRRRAAAKAAKQTQDTIQI; this is encoded by the exons ATGACTGCCGTGGAGCCTGGAACGAAAAAGAAGCGCATTTCGAAGAAAAACAAATCCGCCTGGCGCAAGACAGACATTCAAGATGTAGAGCAGTTCCTTGAGGATCAGCGCCAGGAGGAGCGCATTGG CACGTTCACAGAAAAGCAGGATGAGGATCTATTCGTGCTGGACTCCACGCCGCTGAAGGCAAAGCCCACTGTGCTGAGCATCAAGCAGAAGCGGAAGCTGAATGCCAAGAAGCCCATGCGCACATTCCAACCCATGGAGAACACATCCAAAGTGCAGGATCCCATTGTCAAGCG CAATCATGTGAAGCAAAAGAAGAACGGACGCAATATTGAAATGGAGGTGTGTAATCCCACCAAGCCGCGCCATCGACAGGCCAACAGCGATCGGGGCCAGTACTATGTAAAGATGGAGCAGCGCCTGGCCGACAAGAAGAGCAAGAAGACCAACTTTGACAACGACATTTGGCAGGATGTGGACTTTCGTGACAAGATTCCGGGCCTGAAAGACGAAAAGGGTTGGATCAGCCGCGATCTGGCCCTCCACATAGCTGGTAACGTGGGTAAAAAGTTGGTCAAGACTCACGCCAGTATGCACCACAAGACCATCAAGGGCAAGAAGTTTGTCCCTCCACATCCCGGCATGAGCTACAATCCAGCACTGGAGGCGCACAAGCAGTTGTTGTCGGAGGTCGTGGAGCGTGAGGAGGGCATCATCAAGAAGGAGCAGCATCTGAAGCGCGTCACCACTAGTATGTTCAGCAAAGTCACACCCGAGCAGCGCGACGAGCTTCGCCTGATTGAGATGAGCGAGGGAATGGATGAAGATGCGGATGAGAAAGAGGAGGAATCCgagcaggaggaggatgaCACAAACGATTCTTCGGATAAGGCCTATCGCACAATCAATGCCGCCGTGGAGCGAGATTCAAAGAAGAGCAAACAGGCCCGCCGCAAGGAGCTCAAGCAGAAGGAGCTGCAGCGCAAAACGGAGCTCAAAAAGAAGCTCAAGCAACAGACAGCCGATCTGATCCG CATCAAATCGATTCGCCATGAACTGGATGACGAGGCCGAGGACCTGAACGACCTGAAGAAGCGTCGCAAGCAGCGGGCGGAGAAGAAGAAGTTCGAGCCGAAGCGCCTGGGGCGACACAAGTTCGAAGAGCCCGATGTGGATGTCAATATGCCCGAGGATCTGGCCGGCAATCTGCGCAACGTGAAACCGGAGAGCAATCTGCTGAAGGACCGATTCCATCTGCTGCAGAAGAACAACATGCTGCCCACAACGGTGGCCGTCACCCGCAAGAAGGCCAAGGTGAAGCGTTTCGAGCGCAACTCGCACAAGGATCCCGGAACCAGCTACCAAGATCTGGCCGATCGTCGTCGTGCCGCCGCCAAGGCGGCCAAGCAGACCCAGGATACCATTCAAATATAA
- the LOC108164404 gene encoding uncharacterized protein LOC108164404 encodes MSSTVKLGDISAKFSEATLDEIFQKAGGTKYTSYKFGPSGKKGDAYLSRVFRITIFGVKAGPDGKDVELEVNTIVKAMPDNLHRRRLFRSVIFFRNEIHFYTKVIPAIEAFQEARQPKPNNPFVEYAKCYASLCDGINDFIVLEDVGQRGYKAPVRQDYIALPDALLTMRTLGRYHGVALAFNALDPKNFEKAASALEETYYGEHTREWYTGFLGLAENVAKDAIAKTYPNTKYETIGNNFLQPSLFDDLIDLVSTRSKLSVFGHGDCWTPNFLTSYGDKSQPLSIIIIDFQLARCSSLALDLSFFIYSCTSQELREKHYEELLRAYLDSAQSLITDLGGNAESIISWDSLKAELVQFGRFGCGMGIESLPMTMMEDEEVADLDAIKENAILTDIWNITPFKESAKQQRLADIFKHAIDQNYIK; translated from the exons ATGAGCTCAACTGTGAAATTGGGAGACATTTCCGCCAAGTTTTCGGAGGCGACGCTGGACGAAATCTTCCAGAAGGCGGGTGGCACCAAGTACACCTCGTACAAGTTCGGTCCCAGCGGCAAGAAGGGCGATGCCTACTTGAGCCGCGTCTTTCGCATCACCATCTTTGGCGTTAAGGCAGGCCCAGATGGCAAGGATGTGGAGCTGGAGGTGAATACCATCGTCAAGGCCATGCCGGACAATCTGCACAGGCGTCGGTTGTTCCGGTCTGTGATATTCTTCCGGAACGAGATCCATTTCTACACGAAGGTCATTCCAGCCATTGAGGCCTTCCAGGAAGCCAGGCAGCCCAAACCGAATAATCCCTTTGTGGAGTACGCCAAGTGCTATGCCTCCTTGTGCGATGGCATCAACGATTTCATTGTTCTGGAGGATGTGGGACAACGCGGCTATAAAGCACCTGTTCG CCAGGACTACATTGCTCTGCCGGATGCCCTGCTCACGATGCGCACTCTGGGGCGCTACCATGGCGTGGCCCTGGCCTTCAATGCCTTGGACCCGAAGAACTTCGAGAAGGCCGCCTCGGCTTTGGAAGAGACCTACTACGGGGAGCACACCCGCGAGTGGTACACCGGCTTCTTGGGGCTGGCCGAGAACGTCGCCAAGGACGCCATTGCCAAGACCTATCCCAACACCAAGTACGAGACGATTGGCAACAACTTCCTGCAGCCGTCGCTCTTCGACGATTTGATAGACCTCGTGTCCACGCGCTCGAAGCTGAGCGTGTTCGGGCACGGCGACTGCTGGACGCCCAACTTCCTCACCAGCTACGGGGATAAGAGCCAGCCGCTGAGCATTATCATCATCGATTTCCAGTTGGCACGCTGCTCCTCACTGGCCCTCGACCTAAGCTTCTTCATCTACTCTTGCACCAGCCAGGAGCTGCGCGAGAAGCACTATGAGGAACTGCTGCGCGCGTATCTGGACAGTGCCCAGAGCCTGATCACCGATCTGGGTGGCAATGCCGAGTCGATCATCTCATGGGATTCGCTAAAGGCGGAGCTCGTTCAGTTTGGACGCTTCGGCTGCGGCATGGGAATTGAATCGCTGCCCATGACCATGATGGAGGACGAAGAGGTCGCCGACCTGGATGCCATCAAGGAGAATGCCATTCTCACCGACATCTGGAACATTACGCCCTTCAAGGAGTCCGCCAAGCAGCAGCGTCTGGCCGACATCTTCAAGCACGCCATCGACCAGAACTACATCAAATAG
- the LOC108164402 gene encoding chitooligosaccharidolytic beta-N-acetylglucosaminidase isoform X2, with translation MRFSGHNRYPCSTATAALAFCVCLALGAGPTQGDDSAEAIGSSSRKWLCSQTDICTSEDDMEDGAQYLEERFESQRDCRLSCGKYGSIWPMPTGEECSLSHERVHFDPWKVRFHVVAPSEVTTQFLRETNRLFVSNLLKECSRNCTLASSKQILVRATVSSDSLVLDWRTDESYSMVLRTTETATFVDIQAATVYGARHSFETLSNLVAGSVTNGLLLVSAARISDRPAFPHRGVLLDTSRNFIPLRYLRSTLDAMAASKMNVLHWHVVDTHSFPLEITRVPEMQRYGAYSASQTYSRTDSVNLVKYARLRGIRILIEIDGPSHAGNGWQWGPAAGLGNMSVCLNQSPWRRFCVQPPCGQLNPLNDHMYAVLKEILEDVAEVGAPEETVHMGGDEVFLPCWNNTEEIVTKMRAQGYDLSEQSFLRLWSQFHQRNLNAWDDINERMYPSIKEPKPVILWSSHLTVPKYIETFLPKERFIIQTWVDSQDPLNRDLLQRGYRLIVSTKNAWYLDHGFWGSTSYYNWRTVYASGMPMGNHGNQVLGGEVCMWSEFVDHNSLESRIWPRAGAAAERLWSNPKSSALVAQRRFYRYRERLLARGIHADAVIPRWCVLHEGRCL, from the exons ATGCGGTTCAGCGGCCACAACCGTTATCCCTGCTCGACGGCGACAGCGGCGCTGGCATTCTGCGTTTGCCTAGCCCTTGGCGCAGGACCGACGCAGGGCGACGACAGCGCCGAGGcgatcggcagcagcagcag AAAGTGGCTCTGCAGCCAAACGGACATCTGTACGTCCGAGGATGATATGGAGGATGGGGCGCAGTATCTGGAGGAGCGATTCGAGAGCCAAAGAGACTGCCGGCTGTCGTGCGGCAAGTATGGATCCATCTGGCCGATGCCGACGGGGGAGGAGTGCAGCCTGTCGCACGAGCGGGTGCACTTTGATCCGTGGAAGGTGCGCTTCCATGTGGTGGCCCCCAGCGAGGTGACCACGCAGTTCCTGCGCGAGACGAACCGCCTGTTTGTGAGCAATCTGCTCAAGGAGTGCAGCCGCAACTGCACATTGGCCAGCAGCAAGCAGATCCTCGTGCGGGCCACTGTGAGCAGCGACAGTCTCGTCCTCGATTGGCGCACGGACGAGAGCTACTCGATGGTGCTCCGCACCACGGAGACGGCCACCTTCGTGGACATCCAGGCGGCGACAGTGTACGGAGCGAGGCACTCCTTCGAGACGCTCAGCAACCTGGTGGCGGGGAGCGTGACCAACGGCCTGCTCCTCGTTAGCGCCGCCCGCATCTCCGATCGTCCCGCCTTCCCGCATCGCGGCGTGCTCCTGGACACCTCGCGCAACTTCATACCGCTGCGGTATCTGCGCAGCACCCTCGACGCCATGGCCGCCTCCAAGATGAACGTCCTCCATTGGCATGTGGTGGACACGCACAGCTTCCCGCTTGAGATCACCCGTGTGCCGGAGATGCAGCGCTACGGCGCCTACTCCGCCTCGCAGACCTACTCCCGCACGGATTCCGTCAATCTGGTGAAGTATGCCCGCCTCCGGGGCATCCGCATCCTCATTGAGATCGATGGGCCTTCGCACGCGGGCAACGGGTGGCAGTGGGGCCCGGCGGCGGGCCTGGGTAACATGTCCGTGTGCCTAAATCAGTCGCCCTGGCGGCGCTTCTGCGTGCAGCCGCCGTGCGGTCAGCTGAACCCCCTGAACGATCACATGTACGCGGTGCTGAAGGAGATCCTCGAGGATGTGGCCGAGGTGGGGGCACCGGAGGAGACCGTGCACATGGGCGGCGACGAGGTGTTTCTCCCGTGCTGGAACAACACGGAGGAGATCGTGACGAAGATGCGGGCCCAGGGCTACGATCTCAGCGAGCAGAGCTTCCTCCGACTGTGGTCGCAGTTCCATCAGCGGAATCTGAACGCCTGGGACGACATCAACGAGCGCATGTATCCCAGCATCAAAGAGCCCAAGCCAGTGATCCTCTGGTCCAGCCACCTGACCGTTCCGAAATACATTGAGACCTTCCTGCCCAAGGAGCGGTTCATCATCCAGACGTGGGTCGACTCCCAGGACCCCCTCAACCGGGACCTGCTGCAACGCGGCTACCGCCTGATTGTTTCCACCAAGAACGCCTGGTATCTGGACCACGGCTTCTGGGGCAGCACCAGCTACTACAACTGGCGCACAGTCTACGCCAGCGGCATGCCGATGGGCAATCACGGGAACCAGGTCCTCGGCGGCGAGGTGTGCATGTGGAGCGAGTTTGTCGATCACAACTCCTTGG AGTCCCGCATCTGGCCACGAGCTGGTGCGGCCGCCGAACGCCTCTGGTCGAATCCAAAGTCCTCGGCTCTGGTGGCCCAGCGTCGCTTCTATCGCTATCGAGAGCGCCTCCTGGCACGTGGCATCCATGCGGACGCCGTCATCCCACGCTGGTGTGTCCTACACGAGGGGAGGTGTCTCTAG
- the LOC108164402 gene encoding chitooligosaccharidolytic beta-N-acetylglucosaminidase isoform X1, with product MHMVYKPLKQLKTKLRFSGHNLCYCSTPTATATLAVCICLALSAAPAQYDDSVEAIGSGSRKWLCSQTDICTSEDDMEDGAQYLEERFESQRDCRLSCGKYGSIWPMPTGEECSLSHERVHFDPWKVRFHVVAPSEVTTQFLRETNRLFVSNLLKECSRNCTLASSKQILVRATVSSDSLVLDWRTDESYSMVLRTTETATFVDIQAATVYGARHSFETLSNLVAGSVTNGLLLVSAARISDRPAFPHRGVLLDTSRNFIPLRYLRSTLDAMAASKMNVLHWHVVDTHSFPLEITRVPEMQRYGAYSASQTYSRTDSVNLVKYARLRGIRILIEIDGPSHAGNGWQWGPAAGLGNMSVCLNQSPWRRFCVQPPCGQLNPLNDHMYAVLKEILEDVAEVGAPEETVHMGGDEVFLPCWNNTEEIVTKMRAQGYDLSEQSFLRLWSQFHQRNLNAWDDINERMYPSIKEPKPVILWSSHLTVPKYIETFLPKERFIIQTWVDSQDPLNRDLLQRGYRLIVSTKNAWYLDHGFWGSTSYYNWRTVYASGMPMGNHGNQVLGGEVCMWSEFVDHNSLESRIWPRAGAAAERLWSNPKSSALVAQRRFYRYRERLLARGIHADAVIPRWCVLHEGRCL from the exons ATGCATATGGTGTATAAACCGTTAAAACAGTTAAAAACGAAGTTGCGGTTCAGCGGCCACAACCTTTGTTACTGCTCGACgccgacagcgacagcgacgcTGGCTGTCTGCATTTGCCTAGCCCTGAGCGCAGCGCCGGCGCAGTACGACGACAGCGTCGAAGCGatcggcagcggcagccg AAAGTGGCTCTGCAGCCAAACGGACATCTGTACGTCCGAGGATGATATGGAGGATGGGGCGCAGTATCTGGAGGAGCGATTCGAGAGCCAAAGAGACTGCCGGCTGTCGTGCGGCAAGTATGGATCCATCTGGCCGATGCCGACGGGGGAGGAGTGCAGCCTGTCGCACGAGCGGGTGCACTTTGATCCGTGGAAGGTGCGCTTCCATGTGGTGGCCCCCAGCGAGGTGACCACGCAGTTCCTGCGCGAGACGAACCGCCTGTTTGTGAGCAATCTGCTCAAGGAGTGCAGCCGCAACTGCACATTGGCCAGCAGCAAGCAGATCCTCGTGCGGGCCACTGTGAGCAGCGACAGTCTCGTCCTCGATTGGCGCACGGACGAGAGCTACTCGATGGTGCTCCGCACCACGGAGACGGCCACCTTCGTGGACATCCAGGCGGCGACAGTGTACGGAGCGAGGCACTCCTTCGAGACGCTCAGCAACCTGGTGGCGGGGAGCGTGACCAACGGCCTGCTCCTCGTTAGCGCCGCCCGCATCTCCGATCGTCCCGCCTTCCCGCATCGCGGCGTGCTCCTGGACACCTCGCGCAACTTCATACCGCTGCGGTATCTGCGCAGCACCCTCGACGCCATGGCCGCCTCCAAGATGAACGTCCTCCATTGGCATGTGGTGGACACGCACAGCTTCCCGCTTGAGATCACCCGTGTGCCGGAGATGCAGCGCTACGGCGCCTACTCCGCCTCGCAGACCTACTCCCGCACGGATTCCGTCAATCTGGTGAAGTATGCCCGCCTCCGGGGCATCCGCATCCTCATTGAGATCGATGGGCCTTCGCACGCGGGCAACGGGTGGCAGTGGGGCCCGGCGGCGGGCCTGGGTAACATGTCCGTGTGCCTAAATCAGTCGCCCTGGCGGCGCTTCTGCGTGCAGCCGCCGTGCGGTCAGCTGAACCCCCTGAACGATCACATGTACGCGGTGCTGAAGGAGATCCTCGAGGATGTGGCCGAGGTGGGGGCACCGGAGGAGACCGTGCACATGGGCGGCGACGAGGTGTTTCTCCCGTGCTGGAACAACACGGAGGAGATCGTGACGAAGATGCGGGCCCAGGGCTACGATCTCAGCGAGCAGAGCTTCCTCCGACTGTGGTCGCAGTTCCATCAGCGGAATCTGAACGCCTGGGACGACATCAACGAGCGCATGTATCCCAGCATCAAAGAGCCCAAGCCAGTGATCCTCTGGTCCAGCCACCTGACCGTTCCGAAATACATTGAGACCTTCCTGCCCAAGGAGCGGTTCATCATCCAGACGTGGGTCGACTCCCAGGACCCCCTCAACCGGGACCTGCTGCAACGCGGCTACCGCCTGATTGTTTCCACCAAGAACGCCTGGTATCTGGACCACGGCTTCTGGGGCAGCACCAGCTACTACAACTGGCGCACAGTCTACGCCAGCGGCATGCCGATGGGCAATCACGGGAACCAGGTCCTCGGCGGCGAGGTGTGCATGTGGAGCGAGTTTGTCGATCACAACTCCTTGG AGTCCCGCATCTGGCCACGAGCTGGTGCGGCCGCCGAACGCCTCTGGTCGAATCCAAAGTCCTCGGCTCTGGTGGCCCAGCGTCGCTTCTATCGCTATCGAGAGCGCCTCCTGGCACGTGGCATCCATGCGGACGCCGTCATCCCACGCTGGTGTGTCCTACACGAGGGGAGGTGTCTCTAG